From the Entomomonas sp. E2T0 genome, one window contains:
- the glnA gene encoding glutamate--ammonia ligase, whose protein sequence is MSKAVQLIKEHNVKWVDLRFTDTKGKQQHVTIPAHVVDEDFFESGQMFDGSSIAGWKGIEASDMILMPDDSSAVIDPFTTDPTLILVCDIIEPSTMQGYDRDPRGIARRAEEYLKSTGIGDTVFVGPEPEFFIFDEVKYKSDISGSMFKIYSEQASWNTDADFEDGNRGHRPGVKGGYFPVPPVDHDHEIRTAMCNALEEMGLEVEVHHHEVATAGQNEIGVKFNTLVTKADEVQTLKYVIHNVADIYGKTATFMPKPLYGDNGSGMHVHMSIAKDGKNTFAGDGYAGLSETALYFIGGIIKHGKALNGFTNPSTNSYKRLVPGFEAPVMLAYSARNRSASIRIPYVNNPRGRRIEARFPDPAANPYLAFAALLMAGLDGIQNKIHPGDAADKNLYDLPPEESKAIPQVCGSLKEALEALDADRAFLTKGGVFSDEFIDAFIELKSAEEIKVRTFVHPLEYDLYYSV, encoded by the coding sequence ATGTCAAAAGCGGTACAACTAATTAAAGAACATAATGTAAAGTGGGTTGATTTGCGTTTTACAGATACTAAGGGCAAGCAACAGCACGTTACTATTCCAGCTCATGTTGTTGATGAAGACTTTTTTGAGTCTGGACAAATGTTTGATGGTTCATCTATTGCAGGTTGGAAAGGAATTGAAGCTTCTGACATGATTTTAATGCCAGATGATAGCTCAGCTGTGATCGATCCATTTACTACTGATCCTACCTTAATTCTAGTTTGCGATATTATTGAACCTTCTACCATGCAAGGTTATGATCGTGATCCTCGTGGTATCGCAAGACGTGCAGAAGAATATTTAAAATCAACTGGGATTGGTGATACAGTTTTTGTTGGTCCAGAGCCAGAATTCTTTATTTTTGATGAAGTAAAATATAAATCAGATATTTCTGGTTCAATGTTTAAAATTTATTCTGAACAAGCTTCTTGGAATACAGATGCTGATTTTGAAGATGGTAACAGAGGCCACCGTCCAGGTGTAAAAGGTGGTTACTTCCCAGTACCTCCTGTTGATCATGACCATGAAATCCGTACAGCAATGTGTAATGCATTGGAAGAAATGGGTTTAGAAGTTGAAGTTCATCACCATGAAGTGGCTACAGCAGGTCAAAATGAAATTGGTGTTAAATTCAACACACTAGTGACTAAAGCAGATGAAGTACAAACTTTAAAATATGTAATCCATAATGTAGCAGATATTTATGGTAAAACAGCTACCTTCATGCCTAAACCTTTGTATGGTGATAATGGTTCAGGTATGCATGTGCATATGTCTATTGCAAAAGATGGTAAAAATACCTTTGCTGGTGATGGTTATGCAGGCCTTTCTGAAACAGCTTTATACTTTATTGGCGGTATCATCAAACATGGTAAAGCATTAAATGGTTTTACTAACCCATCTACTAACTCTTATAAGCGTTTAGTTCCTGGTTTTGAAGCACCTGTAATGCTCGCTTATTCGGCACGTAACCGTTCAGCTTCTATTCGTATTCCTTATGTGAATAATCCAAGAGGCCGTCGTATTGAGGCGCGTTTCCCAGATCCAGCAGCTAACCCCTATTTAGCTTTTGCAGCATTATTAATGGCTGGTTTAGATGGTATTCAAAATAAAATCCATCCTGGTGATGCAGCAGATAAAAACTTATATGATTTACCACCAGAAGAGTCAAAAGCAATTCCACAAGTGTGTGGTAGCTTAAAAGAAGCATTAGAAGCATTAGATGCTGATCGTGCGTTCTTAACAAAGGGTGGTGTATTCAGTGATGAATTTATTGACGCATTTATTGAACTAAAATCTGCTGAAGAAATCAAAGTAAGGACATTCGTACATCCATTAGAGTACGATTTGTACTACAGCGTTTAA
- the mnmC gene encoding bifunctional tRNA (5-methylaminomethyl-2-thiouridine)(34)-methyltransferase MnmD/FAD-dependent 5-carboxymethylaminomethyl-2-thiouridine(34) oxidoreductase MnmC, which produces MTKTTYAKLTWDEQGQPVSTEFDDIYFSKTSGLDETYYVFLKHNNLLERFRNLKNNNCFVIGETGFGSGLNFLSAWQLFEEVAPHHARLHYISVEKYPLTIQDLGQALSLWDDLAKFSKELINQYVAIHEGYQNFIFANGRVALTLLVGDVHEQLPKLNAKVDAWFLDGFSPAKNPQMWTDDLFKQLARLSKINTTLATFTSAGFVRRGLQEAGFVVAKDKGFANKREMLYGHFQGVIESRPNRRNITPPWYSRLAETNFANRTAIVIGAGVAGASSAASLAARGWQVTVLERNHDIALEGSGNAQGILYLKLSAHQTLQSRLLIEGFGYTRRLLESLTNQGKLTKNEDWQDCGVLQLAFDDKEQKRQQQLAEAFSSSLLYPVDQQQANQLAGLTVNNNGLFFPEGCWVKPRKLCQALLDHPNIKVLCNQNVVSLDYQVTHWNVLSGENTLATADIVVLAGAADTKQFMMTNKLPIKAIRGQTTELPVTDSSQALSTIVCSDGYISPARDSKHCLGATFNFHAADLALSNKEHRENIQTLKTISLDLGDRLQVDHLDINSLEGRAAYRCTATDYLPLVGPIADRDTFLHDYQVLIKDSKKTPNIPCHWIRGLFLNVAHGSRGLITAPLCGEMLASWMENEPFPIEQDLMEACHPNRFYIRELKYFRRNQE; this is translated from the coding sequence ATGACTAAAACAACCTATGCTAAATTAACTTGGGATGAACAAGGGCAGCCTGTTTCAACTGAGTTTGATGATATCTACTTTTCTAAAACATCTGGTCTAGATGAAACCTATTATGTTTTCTTAAAACATAATAATTTATTAGAACGTTTTAGAAATTTAAAAAATAATAACTGTTTTGTTATTGGTGAAACAGGTTTCGGTTCTGGGTTAAATTTTTTATCTGCTTGGCAATTATTTGAAGAAGTAGCTCCTCATCATGCTAGGTTACATTATATTAGTGTTGAAAAATACCCTTTGACTATACAAGACTTAGGGCAAGCACTAAGTTTGTGGGATGATTTGGCTAAATTCAGTAAAGAATTAATTAACCAATATGTCGCTATTCATGAAGGCTACCAGAATTTTATTTTTGCTAATGGTAGAGTAGCGTTAACATTATTAGTCGGTGATGTACATGAACAGTTACCTAAGTTAAATGCTAAAGTGGATGCATGGTTTTTAGATGGTTTCTCGCCTGCAAAAAATCCACAAATGTGGACAGATGATTTATTTAAACAGTTAGCTCGCCTATCAAAAATTAATACTACCTTAGCTACTTTTACTAGTGCAGGCTTTGTGCGTAGAGGCTTGCAGGAAGCTGGTTTTGTTGTTGCAAAAGATAAAGGATTTGCTAATAAACGAGAAATGCTTTACGGACATTTTCAAGGAGTAATAGAATCTAGACCTAATCGTCGTAATATAACACCTCCTTGGTATAGCCGTCTTGCTGAAACAAACTTTGCTAATCGAACTGCTATTGTTATTGGTGCAGGTGTGGCAGGGGCTTCGTCAGCAGCTAGTTTAGCCGCTAGAGGGTGGCAGGTTACAGTATTAGAGCGTAATCATGATATTGCTTTGGAAGGGTCAGGTAACGCGCAGGGGATACTTTATTTAAAATTATCTGCTCATCAAACACTACAGTCACGCTTATTAATAGAGGGTTTTGGTTATACCCGACGTTTACTAGAGTCTCTAACAAATCAAGGAAAATTAACTAAAAATGAAGACTGGCAAGATTGTGGTGTTCTACAATTAGCTTTTGATGATAAAGAACAAAAACGCCAACAACAACTAGCAGAAGCTTTTTCATCTTCATTGTTATATCCAGTTGATCAACAACAAGCAAATCAGTTAGCAGGCCTAACTGTTAATAATAATGGTTTATTTTTTCCAGAAGGCTGTTGGGTTAAACCCCGTAAGTTATGCCAGGCATTATTAGATCACCCAAATATTAAAGTGTTGTGTAATCAAAATGTAGTATCGTTGGATTATCAAGTAACACATTGGAATGTTTTAAGTGGTGAAAATACTTTAGCTACTGCTGATATTGTTGTCTTGGCGGGGGCAGCTGACACTAAGCAATTTATGATGACTAATAAGTTGCCTATTAAAGCTATTCGAGGACAAACCACAGAGTTACCTGTAACTGATAGTAGTCAAGCATTATCAACAATAGTATGCAGTGATGGTTATATTTCTCCAGCGAGAGACAGTAAACATTGTTTAGGTGCTACCTTTAACTTTCATGCAGCAGATTTAGCATTGAGTAACAAAGAGCATCGAGAAAATATCCAAACATTAAAAACAATATCTTTAGATTTGGGTGATCGGTTACAAGTAGATCATTTGGACATAAATAGTTTAGAAGGGCGGGCAGCTTATCGTTGTACAGCGACTGACTATTTACCTCTAGTGGGGCCTATTGCAGATAGAGATACTTTTTTACATGATTATCAGGTTTTAATTAAAGATTCTAAAAAAACACCCAATATACCTTGCCATTGGATAAGAGGATTATTTTTAAATGTAGCACATGGTTCTAGAGGTTTAATAACTGCTCCCTTATGTGGTGAAATGTTAGCGAGTTGGATGGAAAATGAACCTTTTCCAATCGAGCAAGATTTAATGGAAGCATGTCATCCTAATCGATTTTATATAAGAGAACTTAAATATTTTAGACGTAATCAAGAGTGA